A single genomic interval of Aedes aegypti strain LVP_AGWG chromosome 1, AaegL5.0 Primary Assembly, whole genome shotgun sequence harbors:
- the LOC110674312 gene encoding tigger transposable element-derived protein 1-like, with protein MARKHKRILGSRFYKNYSDEKVEKCLSAIEKENIWNYDETNLTDDPGARKCIVKRGVKYPGNILNSSKSSISLMMAGSAAGHVLPPYVVYKSAKLWSTWIDNGPAGTRYNNSASGWFDGAIFENWFETHLLPTLKKLQGKKVMIGDNVSSHFSPNVLKLCEANDIVFVCLPPNSTHLTQPLDVAFFGPMKRSWRDLLRAYKEQSVSSATTLQKAHFPSLLKDLMDSLKKNQVSTLKAGFRKCGIFPTSVDPLLKSIDSVPSSTEAIEDSFKEFLDSKRAVVVEGSMPKKRKKFDIPAGSSITAEEVCSIKVKQEKEATGEPMKVSNKGLKRKDEIAGNTPKRRKKLTVQCDGKTAVKNECDKENEPPKKVRKVANKRQKQKTK; from the coding sequence AAAACATCTGGAATTATGACGAGACCAATCTAACAGACGACCCTGGAGCGCGCAAATGTATTGTGAAGAGAGGTGTCAAGTACCCCGGCAATATTTTGAACTCGTCGAAGAGCAGCATCTCACTGATGATGGCCGGTAGTGCAGCAGGGCATGTACTTCCTCCATATGTCGTCTACAAGTCCGCTAAGCTTTGGAGCACCTGGATAGACAACGGACCAGCTGGAACGAGATACAACAATTCCGCGAGCGGATGGTTCGATGGGGCTATTTTTGAAAACTGGTTCGAAACTCATTTGCTGCCAACCTTAAAAAAGCTGCAGGGAAAGAAGGTGATGATTGGGGATAATGTCAGCTCCCATTTCTCACCAAATGTGCTGAAGTTGTGCGAAGCTAATGATATTGTTTTCGTGTGCCTTCCGCCGAATTCAACCCATCTCACACAACCGTTAGATGTGGCTTTTTTCGGCCCAATGAAACGTAGTTGGCGAGATCTGCTACGAGCATACAAAGAGCAGAGTGTGTCTTCAGCCACGACCCTCCAAAAGGCGCATTTTCCCAGCTTGCTCAAGGATCTGATGGACAGTTTGAAGAAGAATCAGGTTAGTACTTTGAAGGCAGGATTCAGGAAATGCGGAATTTTTCCAACCAGTGTTGATCCATTACTGAAAAGCATCGATTCTGTTCCGAGTTCTACTGAAGCAATTGAAGACAgcttcaaggaattcctagatTCAAAACGAGCAGTTGTCGTAGAGGGAAGTATGCCAAAGAAgcggaagaaatttgatattCCAGCTGGTTCCAGCATAACGGCGGAAGAGGTTTGCAGTATTAAGGTTAAACAGGAAAAGGAGGCTACAGGAGAACCGATGAAAGTGAGCAACAAGGGTCTAAAGCGAAAGGATGAAATTGCAGGTAACACGCCGAAGCGTCGTAAGAAGTTGACTGTTCAGTGTGATGGCAAAACTGCAGTCAAAAATGAATGCGACAAGGAAAATGAACCTCCAAAGAAAGTAAGGAAAGTCGCCAACAAGCGCCAGAAGCAGAAGACAAAGTAA